In Shewanella psychrotolerans, the genomic stretch GTCAGATCAAGAATGCCATTTTAGATCGCGGCTGTATTATTCCTGAAGGCACCATTATCGGTCACGATCATGAGCATGATAGGGCGCGTGGTTTTAGGGTGTCTGAAGGTGGCATCACCTTAGTGACCCGAGATATGCTTGGTTTACCGGTGGGATATGAATAATAAGACTGATAGGCAACCGATGAAAAGAGTGTTGATGTTAGCAGCCGAAAATGGCTTGCTTCCAGGGGCTAAAGTTGGCGGAATGGCAGATGTTATTCGGGATCTGCCTGGCGCGCTCTACCCACTCAATGTGTGCGTCGATGTTGCTATGCCAAGCTATGGTTTTTTGCACCTAGAAACGGCCTCAGTGAAGATTGCAACGATTACGTTGGCGTTTTATGGAGAGCCTTATTGGGTCGATCTCTATCAGGCGTCGCATCCCCAATTTCCTGAGTTAAATCTATACCTGTTTGATCATCCTCTTTTCGAGGATGGCGGTAATGTTTATAGTCCAAGCAGCGGAGATAGACCCTTTGCCGATGACGCGAATAAGTTCGCCCTATTTTGTGCTGCGGTTGCAGAAGGCTTAGTCACAAGCGTCTTATCGACGCCAGATTGTCTACATTTGCATGATTGGCACTGCGGCGTCATGGCATTTTTACGCGCCTGTTCGCCCTATCATCAACGATTGCAATCAATCCCCGTGGTGATGAGTATTCATAATCTGGCTATTCAAGGTACAAGGCCATTGACTCAAGAGCACTCTTCATTGCAAGCATGGTTTCCAACACTGTATCCGTTACTTGAGCCCGACAAACTCAAGTGCATTACAGACCCCCAATATCCGAACTGTTTTAATCCTATGCGCTGCGCAATTGTTTTTAGTGACAGGGTGCATTTAGTGTCACCTAGTTATGCTAATGAAGTGTTATTGCCATCAAATCATGACAAAGGTTTCTATGGTGGAGAGGGGTTAGAAAATGATTTAGCACTCAAGCAAGCTCACAAGGGGGTATTTGGTATTTTAAATGGTTGTGAATACCCTTTTAGTACGGAGAAAAAGCGTAAGGTTAGTGTTAAAAAAAACGTGGAGACTGGGGGGAGTGACGCGCTGAACATCTTACTCGATAGTGCCGAGCAAGCGATTCAGACGTGGTTAGCGGATCATGCTTATGTTCGTAGCGTGGATCAGATTGCGCTACTAACCCTTAATCGGCTTAGACGGTCTTGTTGTGGCAGTGTTGAACCTAGCCTTATTCTCACTTCTGTCGGCCGTTTGACCGAGCAAAAAATGCGGATCATGTGCTATCGAGATGCTTCTGGAGTGAGTACGTTGGCGAAGTTGTTATCTCAGTTGCAGAGTACAACGCCGAAAGGGGTGTTTATCTTGCTCGGAAGCGGTGATGAAAAGATTGAAGCCCAGCTAACTAAACTGGCTAGTAAATTTAACAACTTACTGTTTATTAATGGCTTTGACTTGCCTCTTTCACAGGCATTATATGATCATGGTAGCCTGTTCATCATGCCGAGTTCATTTGAGCCCTGTGGCATAAGTCAGATGTTGGCCATGCGTTCTGGGCAGCCTTGTCTAGTGCATGGTGTCGGTGGTCTTAAAGATACGGTGACAGATGGTGAAGATGGTTTTGTATTTACAGGGGAGGACTTGTCCGAGCAAGCCGATCAACTCTTAAACCGTTTTAATCAGTTGCAAGAGATGATGATGACGGCCAAGTGGCAACAAATCTGCGATAGTGCAAGCCAAAAGCGATTTAGCTGGCAGCGATCTGCGCAGCAATATGTTGACTTACTGTACCAGTTTTAATGCTATTTTATCTGTGAGTTAAAGTCTGTAGCCCATAGCTTATGGGCTTTGGGTTAGTGGCTCAGCTTTTGTTGCTCAGAGCTTGTCGAGCTGAGCAACTGTTGCTTTAGAGCAGCAGGGATGCGTCTATTTGATTAAATTGCTGCGCAGCATCGATGAGTGATTTTGCGGTCAGCTTGGGCACACCATACACTTGAGTTTCGATATTATGCTTATTGGCTATGTGTTCAAGCAGTATGGCAAAGTCACCGTCGCCTGAGAGTAAAATAATACTATCGACTTGACTGGCACTCTCCATGATGTCGATTGTGATCCCTACGTCCCAATCGCCTTTAGCGCTTCCATCGCTACGTTGGATAAAGGGTTTAAGTTTTACATCAAAACCTATGTGTTTGAGTGCATCTTGAAACTTTAGTTGACCATCATCGCCACGATGAATCGCATATGCATTTGCAGTGACTATCTCACCTTCATAACCTAAGTGTTGCCAGAGTTTACGGTAGTTAAATTGACGCCCGTAAGCTTCTTTACAGGTGTAATAGATATTTTGGACATCAACAAATATGGCGAGTTTTTTCAAGTGAAACCTAAGCGTGGGATAAGTTAGTAGAAACCATACAGCACCAGGAGCGAACAGTGAAGTTCTTATCCTAATTGGCAT encodes the following:
- a CDS encoding glycogen synthase; the encoded protein is MNNKTDRQPMKRVLMLAAENGLLPGAKVGGMADVIRDLPGALYPLNVCVDVAMPSYGFLHLETASVKIATITLAFYGEPYWVDLYQASHPQFPELNLYLFDHPLFEDGGNVYSPSSGDRPFADDANKFALFCAAVAEGLVTSVLSTPDCLHLHDWHCGVMAFLRACSPYHQRLQSIPVVMSIHNLAIQGTRPLTQEHSSLQAWFPTLYPLLEPDKLKCITDPQYPNCFNPMRCAIVFSDRVHLVSPSYANEVLLPSNHDKGFYGGEGLENDLALKQAHKGVFGILNGCEYPFSTEKKRKVSVKKNVETGGSDALNILLDSAEQAIQTWLADHAYVRSVDQIALLTLNRLRRSCCGSVEPSLILTSVGRLTEQKMRIMCYRDASGVSTLAKLLSQLQSTTPKGVFILLGSGDEKIEAQLTKLASKFNNLLFINGFDLPLSQALYDHGSLFIMPSSFEPCGISQMLAMRSGQPCLVHGVGGLKDTVTDGEDGFVFTGEDLSEQADQLLNRFNQLQEMMMTAKWQQICDSASQKRFSWQRSAQQYVDLLYQF
- a CDS encoding NYN domain-containing protein, with product MKKLAIFVDVQNIYYTCKEAYGRQFNYRKLWQHLGYEGEIVTANAYAIHRGDDGQLKFQDALKHIGFDVKLKPFIQRSDGSAKGDWDVGITIDIMESASQVDSIILLSGDGDFAILLEHIANKHNIETQVYGVPKLTAKSLIDAAQQFNQIDASLLL